The Marinifilum sp. JC120 genome window below encodes:
- a CDS encoding ferrous iron transport protein A, whose product MTKNINLSKILEGRTYAVLGFETEASEYSQKLRKMGFVKGTKIALAPIKISDPMIFEIRGSRIALRKDEADQIKVEEL is encoded by the coding sequence ATGACTAAAAACATAAATCTTTCCAAAATCCTTGAAGGCCGGACTTACGCAGTTCTCGGTTTTGAAACTGAAGCATCCGAATATTCACAGAAACTTCGTAAAATGGGTTTTGTTAAAGGCACTAAAATAGCCCTCGCTCCTATTAAAATTTCAGATCCCATGATCTTTGAAATCCGGGGAAGCCGTATCGCACTACGCAAGGACGAAGCGGATCAAATTAAGGTAGAGGAGCTTTAG
- a CDS encoding type I restriction endonuclease subunit R, producing the protein MHETSMGGTLRDYLSGEEIEETTYEEFRQALAKLLVEELGYPKESLKAKIDICFDIDGEEMCRTIDLAIYDKNDQPIMIVMFCAGDVGSYEREAVCAGKLFQGGPVPYVVISDSMDAFLLDAISGKTLAHGMKSVPNYEDLLKMTADYKREPLPAEKRTKIERIFYTYTGFLQGTCCSESCSLPPKK; encoded by the coding sequence ATGCATGAAACAAGTATGGGTGGAACATTGCGTGATTATTTGAGTGGTGAAGAGATTGAAGAGACCACTTACGAGGAATTTCGTCAGGCATTGGCAAAGCTGCTGGTGGAAGAGCTGGGCTACCCCAAGGAATCCTTGAAGGCCAAGATCGACATCTGTTTTGATATAGATGGTGAGGAAATGTGCCGTACAATTGATCTTGCTATTTACGATAAGAATGATCAGCCGATCATGATAGTTATGTTTTGCGCCGGGGATGTGGGCAGCTATGAGCGTGAGGCGGTCTGTGCGGGTAAGCTCTTCCAGGGCGGTCCGGTTCCTTACGTGGTAATTTCCGATTCCATGGATGCTTTTCTTCTGGATGCAATTTCCGGCAAGACCTTGGCTCACGGCATGAAATCAGTACCGAATTATGAAGATCTGCTGAAAATGACCGCAGATTACAAACGCGAGCCGCTTCCAGCGGAAAAGCGGACCAAGATCGAAAGGATTTTTTATACTTACACCGGATTCCTTCAAGGCACCTGCTGTAGCGAATCTTGTTCGCTGCCGCCTAAGAAGTAA